tttttatgcaaGTAAGGGGGTTAAGATTTGCTCTTCGAACTCCTTCGAAAACACAAGTCACCAAGCAAAAGGCAGCCACAGAACGCAGTTAGAGAATTAAGATGTTTGCCAGGTAGATGAGTTAAATCCCTTCCGTCCTCCCATTAAGTAATTcccttgaatttatttttgggggaaaaaacacactcACTGGTCGGGGTTAGCAGTGCAAACTACGGGGAGGGGGGTGCTAATTGGCAAGCTGGCCAGTAGTAAAGTGGACAAGAGAAGCGCTAACGCGGCTAGGAGGCTAGGCTCGGCAGCTAAGCTAATGAGTGCTCGCAAACTTATCAACCGGGCCCAGGAAGGCTCTCCGCGCACCCTTCTCGACCAACTCGCTTACCAAGTGGGAACCAAATGCCATTTTAGTCGCCCCCGCAAGGCGCTAATCCCCGTCGTTCCACTACTAGCGACTCGGTGAGCTGCCTTATCTTTCACCAGCTAACCGGCTAAGTGACagtcagagggggaaaaaaacagggggACTTTATTCTTCTGCGCCCCCTGCTCGGATCCACGGAAAAATCCACGGCCCTGGCCCACCGCCCGGCGTTGTCATGCGCTGCCCTCGCTCTGGCTCCAATCTCCAACTTATTGTCGTCGCCTCAGTGCAGTTTCCTGGTCGGAACGTACAAGTTGTCCTCCTCCGCGAGTTGCGGCCGCCATCGTGTAACCAGAGAGCCGACTCCTGTCGATGCTGCGTTCATGGACACAAGACATCAACTTCCCCTGGCCGCTGACCTCATCAAATCCCGCCAAACACTTGCGTAATAAGTACTATACGTTTTACAAccaaacatgctgtgcaaaaCAAAGTGTcacagtatttttatttgtatttcatcCAAATTTGAAATCATACTTGATCAGAATCTGAAGAAGCCTTCACTTGACtgttatatttgatattttcgtATTTCACCACATATGGTGGCTGAGTAGGATGACGTACTATCAAACGCACTTCTCGGCCACCGTAGAGCTACAGTTAGGTTTATTGTTTACGATCAAAGTAATAGACTTCATACTTGCTGATTCGCATTACATTTTACTTGCATCAACATCTTAAATTCAATAACATTACATCATCAAAGATCACATTCTTCTCAGCTACCATAAAATTACAATtataaaaaaagattgtttgatttttagctaattttccattttctgaaatcTTTATATtattcaacctctgaaaaattCAGCCACCAGTTTGTAAATCCCACTTGCAGTTTCCCGGGAGGTGCCCCTGACCAAACGTTTTTCAGTGGCAGTAAAACATTAGTTTTAATCTCCAGGACAGAAAGTTAAAATACTCAATTCATTATTGGTGCAGCAGTGATGAGCTAGGTGGGTGCCAAGTATCACATTCAGAACAATACAGAACTTGAATTTTGCCTCCAAGTCAACGCAAAAGGGGCATTTTTCTTGatgtgaattttattttcatgacacCTTGACTGTGGATCGTAAGACAATAAATGACCGAGTTATGTACGTATATTCTGCTCCGTAATGATATTGAACCAACCACTCGATCGAAAAATGTCTGGGTACGCACTGGGACCGAAAGTTCACCCAAAATTGTATCAAATTAACAGTTTCCCCCTAACACAAATTAGACGACACGCGTGAATAGTGATTTTAGCAGGGGTATGACAGACGATATTTAATAAGTGTTGAACGATGATTGCTCACTTCTCCGAGCTGCCGTCTTGAAGCTTGAACACAACTCGAGAACGTCCTTGCGTGATGACGTAAACACATCGTCATTCCCGGCTCGTCTGGAGCATCCCTGGTGGCTAAGCTAGGTGGTTAAGTGTACCCCTGTTTTAGTTTTGCGGTTTTCACGAGAGAAACGACCATAAATATCAGCTGTCGCAAGTGCAGGAAACACGAAACAGTCTTCTGCGTGTCCGCGTTGGGCCGGTCGCTATGGCTCTGCAAGGCCCGGAGGAGCTGGGGGAGCCGGTGGAGGAATCGGAGGACTTGGACGACCATGACGCTAGTAATATCTCGCCAGCCGAGGAGATACCGCTGCCTGCCGGGCCCGGGGGCGACGACGAGGATCCCGTGGGGAACACCGTTCTGCTGCCCTGGGACCGCTTCTCGACTTGGCTCCACTGTATCTGCGTGGTGGGCTTCGACTTGGAGCTGGGACAGGCGGTGGAGGTGAGGGAAGACCCGCTGATGTCAGCTGGCTCAATCATCGGAAGAAGGAAGTCCGCTGGGAAGGGTTCCAAAAGTTACCGTTTTATTCGGGGCTCTGACTAATTCATGGACTAGAAAACACAAACCACTTCGTAAAACTGTTTGCTCAGTGCAGGAAGCAGATAGACATATGATACAGATAGCGTGTTAAACACACGTTGGTCCTAAAacataaagaaaacaaacaatgaatgaGGACTTTTATGTCAAGCAACTGCTTATTGATCAGGGAAAAAATCAATTACTGGGCAAGATTTCCTGAAACAAGCACACATAGCTTCActgaaaaacaagacaaactATTGAAATGAGGAACATGCAGTATTGCTCAAGAACATGAACATTTGACTTTCTTTTAAACTCGTAAAAAGCAAGTCTCAAAACCCATCAACACTGTCTTAAAACTAGGTTCCAGTGCATCAATGCTATATGACAGttcaagcactacttttgtcgaTGAGACTCTCTTCCCAACTCACCCAGATGTCTCAAGATCAGTTTAACAGCTGGGTTTTGCAGCAAATAACAGAATAGCCCGCCCCTTAACAAAAATAAGTAAGCAAATTTGTGAACGCTTAACTGCAAGGTTTCACTGTACAGGCAAATAAAAATTTTGAGTTGCATGCCTTCAGTGTAATACCACGTCCTGCCACAACGTGGTGGGTAGCACTGAGCTACTACTGGAAGAGATGTCGCACATTTAAGCACGAGAAGAAGAGGCAGAGCCAGTCCTTTAATAAGCTCCATTAGTAGTCTTCACAGAAAAGAGAGCATTTACACTTGTGACTAGCATAAACTCTGTCGGTGTTGGTGCTCCGGGTGTGTTAAAGTAGCAGTTTAAAGATTTATAATGATCAGACCACCCATGCTAAATTCTATTAGCCTGTTGATGGCGTTTCACTTTATGTGTGATTAGGCTGGCGGTCGTCTACTAAATGGACAGTATACGGTGAGAACATTTTGTCTAATAAAAAACATGTGCATTCTGTTTTCTTGTCAGTGAAAAATATAGAAACTGTACAATATTAAGTACACGTTCAATTGCTGGAACATATGTGCATCTCAAGTTAATTGAGTGGAAAATTACAGTTACAATCTATTTTTCCACTCTACTTATTTTCAAAGGCATGGCCTAACGTTGTTTATGAAACATAGAGATGCATTATTAGTTCTATCGCGCAAATGCAGGTAAATTGCCATGAAGTTCAAGCGGCAGTTCGACTGCTTCTTCTAAATCTGAACCCAAAGCCAACAGTGAGCTGATACTGAAGGAAGGCAAACTAGTTGTGAAGGTAGTTAATCCATTTGTGACTGCTTCTCAAGAACACGAAAAGGACTTTGTGCTACGTTTTGTGATTAAAGTTATGTATGACTTGAAATGTTGCGTTGTGGTGCGATAACTGCGCTCGTCTCCCCTCCAGGTGATTTATCCGCATCATTCCAAGCTGTCGGAGAAAGAGGTGAGGTCGCTTGATCTGTTACGATCCGGTCCATTCGCACAACAAATAAATCCTGTTATTGTCGTGCTTTCCTCTCagaaaacgagcatttgctaCCTCTCCTTCCCAGACTCCAACTCAGGTAGGTTTTGGTTTGAgcttttttacaatattttggtCTGAGCTCTTTTACAATATAACTCACCAACATGCTTACttggaattgatttttttttctttgatttctaTTATTTCCATGCAAGttcattttggcaaaaaaaatcttgcaggaAGAAAATTCAGAAATAGTTTTGTATTCTTTGCTTTTTTATAAGCGgaaacaaacaattaaaattggAAACGTGGATATTtgtgaggagggaaaaaaaatctaggaTTTTATTTGCATTCCTTATTGCCCAACAATTTGACACTCTTTGGACAGTCATACAAGTCtaaagagaaggaaaatgaaGGTGAGTTATACCGTGAAACTTCTATGATTTTATCCTTCGAACTtgttcactgccattgacggccTTCAACAACAAAGGTCCATTTTTGTTACCTGGGCTGGCAGGTAATTAATTAAGTGctcaaaatgtcaagaaattcAAAACGTCCCATGTCAAAGGGAGCATTTACCTCATCCTGCTTGCCAAGGGCACTCATTGAATCAGCTCTGTTTCCTCTTTCTGGATCTTGAAGCTTTCCAAACGTTTTTTCTTGAGAACCTATCAATCAAGCCctatagttttcttttttttgggggggggggttgtgtgacATCAGCATGAAAGAAGTCACTCATAAAgctttgtgacaaaaatgattgcTTTGAAGTATGTGCCAATTACTACAGTGTTGTTAAACTTTTGCCATCTAAAGTTAATGTTTTTCAACAATATATGAATTATGGTTTaaataatgttttaaaataaattaaatgtcattaaaatgtaCTGCATAAATATATAGACATAAAAGGTGGTGGGAATTGCACCTAAAAACTAGTTTAAAAAAACGCACTGTTCTGAAAGATTAAATGAAATTTCAATACAACCGAATGTTTGCAGTGAAGCCTGCGTGGGATActttgacattctctgcttgacAAGCATCACTGGAAACCTAAAAAGCCAAAGAagtaaaacacatttgtatATCTAAAGTGCAGGCTTGCAAGATTTGCTGacattttccatgtttttttttccaaatcaatcCTCTTACAAGGTGTTCATTTTTGCTGTTGAagctggaatgtttttttttcagttgtcgTTTTCATGCGCTCATTTTTCTCCCAAACATTTGTgaggggacaatttaaagtattTGTGACAGTAGTTTGTACACTTGAGTGGTTTTCCAGCGTGGCGCGCTTCAGGCGCAACTGTCAATGACGGTTGGTCGTCACGCAACCCCcactcatttcattcattcatgacttATAAATTGCAGGCAGAGACTATTTAGCTGTTCAAATTGTTTTAATTCTCTATTCCTGCAGAGGCTTttagaaaaatatttaaaatgtgtaaaGTGGTGTCATGGTGGTTGTGCGGTTTAGCGTGTGcagctcacagtgcagcggcCTGGGGTTCGAGTGTGGAATTTGGGTGTTCTCTTTCCCCCGTGCCTTAATGGGGATTTttcccgggtactccggtttccttccacattccaagaacacgctaaattgtcggTAGGTGTGATTGAgagtgcgaatggctgtttgtctgtgtgtgccctgcgaatggctggccaCCAGCTCAGGGAATACCCGtatactgcccaaagtcagctgggataggctccagtacgcccACAACCCTCTTTAAGATAAAGTGgtacagataatggatggatatttttattCAGATCTGAACAAAAAAACTGTCTGTTTAAAATCCATAATTTTTTCAAATCTGAACAAAAAACTGCCTGTTTAAAATacataatttttcaaaaaaacacGTACGAATAAAACAAGCCGTTTATAAACGCAAAGGATACCGTGCAAAGAGAAACGGCAGCCGGTCAAATGTAGTCGCGCCATCTCCCGAGGGACCGAGGAAATGCACAGGCAGGCTCTGGGCGCGCCGCGGCAGAAGCAACAATGACGTCAGATATGCCGTGGCATGAGCGGAAATGACCGAGTGTTGTCCGCGACTGATTTAAATCGCTATTTTTATGTTCTATTTCATTATAGTCTACAAATTCTGGTCTTTGTAAACTAAAGCCAATTAGTTACTCACAGCGTGACAAACACTGCAGTCGTCATGTTGAGGACAGCGAATCAGGACCCGTTGTCTGCAAGATAATTTACATATATTTCCCATCAACCCCTTTACCTTTGGCAAATAGTCTTCGTTGTCCTTATACTCGACCGTGCTAAAGTCAGCGTACCTTccaaatccattttcagatgtTAAGTCTCGTAATGATAAGTGATAACGTAGTGAATTGATGGCATTTGGTAGCTTAGTATGTTAAAATGTGCACCGTGACTATAGATGGGGTGCAGATGTTACGCTACATATTGGCCTCAGACCTCTACTAATGTTGTGAAACTTCGGTTACACACATACtaaaattggaacgatacagagaAGATTAGCATGGTTTCCCTGCGCAAGGATGACACGCACAATCGTGAAGCGTTTCCAATTTTTAATTAATGCTTCCttaaaactctctctctctctctatatatatatatatatactttgtaTATAAATAATCTTGCCCTTTTTTGTGTAAATATAGGGAATTCGGGAAGAGCTTTCATGGCGGCTTGAATAATTTTGAAGTTAGAATGGTTTGGATTTGTCCAAAATgtggaaggagatatagtggacTATATACTAAGATGTGAATTTTATTGGTTGGAATATGGGGATTTTGGGAAAATCTAAAGTACTGAGAATGACCTGAACTGTTCTAATTTGGAATGATGCGGAATTATTTTATCGACTGTCTCATTGGGAATGAATGGGGAATTATTACAAGATAggaaaaaagtttaaaatatgttttgttttattttcaaccaaaaaatatttgaaaaggaGTGATCCCCAGATGAATAGGTTATCCAAATAATTGTCAGTGTCTGCCCTAGTATGACCCCTTTCAGTGGCCAGTATTTCCTCACTGCGGCTCCCTATGGTTGCTTCCAGGTTGCCTGGGCGATACCCAGTTTTGCTTCCGCTTTCGTCAAGGCTCCAATAGGAAGTCGTCGCTGGGCTGCTTCCTGGAAACCAGTGACCGGGATGCGCCGCCCTGCCTCAAGGTTGTCGCACACAATCACGCACGCACCAGCATAAACGTACACTTGAAGCAGTGGTTCTCCACCTTTGTTTCAAAAAATACTTAACCTTCCAaacgccaccaaaaaaaaaacaacatcattgTAGGTTCTGAGTTTGTGGTTTGGCAATTtagcagattttttatttttatttttttaaacatttgtacaGTTTATAGCTTTTGATCTCCCCTGTTTATTTTGCATGTAATTCCACTGTTTACCACTAGACCACCATTACGCTTggtctcagaatcagaatcatctttattggccaagtatgtagaacacacaaggaatttgtctccggtataacacgctgcattagtatcatcataaacaaggacatgacaaatgctGCTCTCTCTTCTGATCTATCCCAAACATAACCAATACAGAGAGAGATTACTGTCGGCCTGTGTTTATTATCGTAAACCACCGTAACATTACGCACTGAGAGCATTAAGTAGAGTTTGagtatacagtatgttgtgTATGTTCCCAGAGGGAGCAGGGCCATTATTACGGCTACGTGTATTTTCGTCAAGTGCGGGACAAATCTCTGAAGAGAGGCTATTTCCAGAAGGTGACTGAAACCGTTATGGATATATGAAATTGTACCACAATTGTCCCCGAGCTGATCAATCATCTTGTCGCTGTTCTGCAGTCTCTGGTCCTGATCAGTAAGCTGCCCTATGTGACCTTCTTCCACTCGCTCCTCAAAATCATGGCTCCAGAATACTTTGAGAAACAGGAACCGTGTCTGGAGGCGGGTACGTCTTATTTCTACGTTTTGCCTTTTTCGTCAGTTAGCCACAAGGTATTTGCCAAAGTTGGAACTGTTAGCTACTAAACGCATCCACAACTGCCAAAGCAAGAGTGCTTGAAATATAGATCacataataattaatattattaCATATTTGAAAGACATTTGTACCAAATACAAGATTTGatgaaaaatgtaatgtagacaagtGTACagtattggacaaaaaaaacccccacaagaTTGTTACaccaaatatacaaaaatatcagaaaaaaatattggatcCAAACAGTCGGCAAAAATATGACAGAAATTCAAAGAAATTTATAAAAGAAAAGACTGaaagaaatatataaatatcaaaaaatgtcactgaaaaaacaaacacctacGGACAAAACAAGTCGTTTATAAACGCAAAGGATAACGTGCAATGAGAAACGGCAGCAGGTGAAATGGAGTCGTGCCATCTCCTGAGGGACCGAGGAAATGCACAGGCAGGTGCCTTGTTTGAGGCATCCATGAGGCAGCGCTGTGGACATCCCGTGGCATAAGCAGAAGGGGGAGGAGTTAAAGTCACACAGCAGGAGAGACTGGGAGAATATACAcaatcagagattggaactttttgttgacctatttttgagatgggtctttgtttttgtactttgtaatttattttttggagcactccatgttgtactccatgttgagtatgttcagaagaatataaataaagccatataaataataaatatttcatatactgtatattttttgcattagtaattcattttacaaataactttacatttttttggtagtaaattaatttaagcaacaaaaaaactaaggaGCCATCGGGAGCTGAAAAAGCCTCTTTTTAGTGAGCCGAGTCGAAAGAACCGGCTCTCTAAAAAGAGCCAGAATTCCCATCACGACCAAACACTGCCGTGATGTCTAGGACAGCGAATCAGGACCCGTTGTCTGCAAGATAATTTGCATATATTTCCCATCTACCCCTTCACCTTCGGCAAATAGTCTTCGTTGTCCTTATACTCAACCATGCTAAAGTAAGTGCACCTTCCAAGTCCAATTTCAGATGTTAAGTCTCTTAATGATTAGTGATAACGTAGTGAATTGATGGCATTTGGTAGCTTAGTACCTGTGTAGGTGGTAAAATGTGCACCGTGACTATGGATGGGGTGCAGATGGTACGCTACATATTGGCCTCTGACCTCTACAGATGTTGTGCAACTTCGGTTACACGCATACtaaaattggaacgatacagagaAGATTAGCATGGTTTCCCTGCGCAAGGATGACACGCACAATCGTGAAGCGTTTCCAATTTTTAATTAATGCTTCCTTAAAACTGCCTGGGATGTTTTGAAATAGGGAAATGCAGCGGCAAAAAACAATAgccttttcctccttttttgtaaatattgtgAAGAGTTATCATGGTGGTTTGAATAATGTTGAAGTTACAATGGATCTGTCCAAAAGGAAGAAGGGAATAATGTGGACTATGTActaatatcagaatcagaatcaactttaatggccaagtatgtagaacacacaaggaatttgtctccggtataacacactgcattagtatcatcataaacaaggacatgacaaataagtatggaaggacatttcgtaatatAAGTGAACCGAAGTGCGGTGGTACTAcgcagtgacaactgtgagacaatgtgcaaagtatcaagcagagctaaagtgatcagtggtagaatgcaatactatgacagttgtacacttggtgcagaaaatcacaaatctattaaaatcgcccaaaatgatcaggggtgactttgggtattttagttcaagtttgtttacttgttcagctagcgtttgtatcgccgtgttagcgttagcttgtggcgcaatgtaaacaccgactagtaaaaaggaggtgaactcacgtggcgagtagaatggcttgcagtttaaagacagcgactccaggtccgggctgcagtgtgcgtcgagctttgtgacatcagtgcaccattcttcgctgatatagaagcaaatcccaccatgTGGAGCAAAACTAATATTtgccaaaaaaatgaataaaaatagaccttagaaaaaaatattgtccaaaAAGTATGACAActcaaaatacaacaaatattattatttatattgtcacataaatgagaaaaacacAAGATGAAACCTGGTCCACTCACTCTATTGTCACCCCACACGTAAGATTTTCCTTTGCTTTAGCACATCTTTTTTGATAACATGaagctttttgctttttttttttttaacctcacagCTTGTAACGATATGGACCGCTGGCCAACGCCGCATCCGGGGAGGATCCTCACGCTGCCCATCATGGGCGTGGTCGTCAAGGTAAGAGCACACAATGACTCGCGAGGGGAAAAACCTAGAGTGTGTTGACATGTGAGAGTGCCACCGCAGGTGCGGATCCCAACCTGCTACGACAAACCGGGAACGTCGCAGCTCGTCCATTCGGCTAAGGTGACAACAAAGTTATATAGTCTctattcaaatattttcttttgattagacttaatgtgatgtttccttctttttttttttggccagagTGACAGTCTGGTGTCCATTGTGCTGCCCACTATCCATGAAGTGGACCTCTTCAGGTAAGTTTAGTTTTGGAAGTTCGAGCTCGGGCTGACCGTGTTTTTTGAATCGGACGACGCATTGAGCAAGTTCATGCTTAGCATATGTGATGAAAGGTTCATGGAATGCCTCTCTTTGTCTGCTCAGGTGTTTCTTTCCAGTCTTCTTCCACATCCAGATGCTGTGGGAGCTGGTGCTGCTTGGGGAGGCGCTCGTTGTCATGGCGCCCTCTCCCGCTGAGTCGTCAGACACCGTGCTGGCGCTGGTCAGGTGGTACCCAAATTCCATTCATTCCACATTTCCTCAAACATGATCAGAAAACTGAAAGTGAGCAATC
The DNA window shown above is from Hippocampus zosterae strain Florida chromosome 9, ASM2543408v3, whole genome shotgun sequence and carries:
- the dennd6aa gene encoding DENN/MADD domain containing 6Aa encodes the protein MALQGPEELGEPVEESEDLDDHDASNISPAEEIPLPAGPGGDDEDPVGNTVLLPWDRFSTWLHCICVVGFDLELGQAVEVIYPHHSKLSEKEKTSICYLSFPDSNSGCLGDTQFCFRFRQGSNRKSSLGCFLETSDRDAPPCLKREQGHYYGYVYFRQVRDKSLKRGYFQKSLVLISKLPYVTFFHSLLKIMAPEYFEKQEPCLEAACNDMDRWPTPHPGRILTLPIMGVVVKVRIPTCYDKPGTSQLVHSAKSDSLVSIVLPTIHEVDLFRCFFPVFFHIQMLWELVLLGEALVVMAPSPAESSDTVLALVSCVSPLRYCSDFRPYFTIHDSEFKEYTTRTQAPPSVILGVTNPFFAKTLQHWPHIIRIGDMKQAGEMAKQMKVKKLKNLKTLDSKPGVYTAYKPYLNKDEEIIKQLQKGVQQKRPSAAQNAILRRYFLELTQSFIIPLERYVASLMPLQKSISPWKSPPLLRPFVQQDFMKTLEKAGPQLTSRLKGDWIGLYKQFLKSPNFDGWFRNRRKEMTQKLEALHLEALCEEDLQQRVQRHSEVETVDLVLKLKDKLSQAEKDHLPVRAGTLAKLQAHIDGVILALPEDLQGILHKPTTP